From one Flavobacteriales bacterium genomic stretch:
- a CDS encoding T9SS type A sorting domain-containing protein produces MRTPTLFAGLVVSIAAIAGTPPTPAMLENLSGASVGFEENKGQVCTVEGEPAPHVRYRLSQGNTQLFLLDNGIAYQFSRLHHPQRSQEAAPHARPDRAGAKQMGGDLRLETYRMDMVLEGADPNSRITTEGRSDDYTQYYNHEALDVHIYTKVTYHEIYPGIDWVVYTTEKGMKYDFVVQPGADPDHIRMRFIHHEELSLDAEGNLIHGNRMGRFTEERPVSFQDGNEVATSFVLEGNALRFALENYDRSRTLTIDPARLWATYYGGEGVDFGWSCTTDASGNVYMAGSAESSNGIAAGGHQNTYGDFRDAFLVKFTATGTRLWGTYYGGPEGEGGFQCAVDANGNVFLAGESYSSSAIASGGHQNAIGGDQDAFLAKFNAAGVRLWATYYGGTGHDRGLHCEVDAVGNVYLCGQTSSTSAMASGGHQDAYGGGMDDAFLAKFNPTGTRLWGTYYGGNAGDAGYSCTVDASGSVFLSGSTGSTSSIASSGHQNTLGGSYDAFLVKFTGSGSRIWGTYYGGTGGDQAWQCAVGTDGDVCLAGSTSSTTNIANGGHQNIYGGGTSDAFIAKFNTSGTRIWGSYYGGSDEDFAYSCAVDAAGSSYLTGFTSSTSGIAINGHQNTYGGGASDAFLVKLGANGDRAWGTYYGGTGFEGGFWEPTWFVSGRCTVDLSGNVLLAGISTSTMNISANGFQNTFGGDHDAFLVKFEDRSIATSVINGPICTGQAVSVPFTVSGAFNGGNTFTAELSDASGSFASPVDIGSLSGTGSGTISASVPLGTTPGSGYRIRVVGSNPIVEGTDNGTNLTINDRTTNCTCADVVESELNNTAATANAIAYDTPLSGITGPCSLPDNTVDHYSFTTTTQGVLRVEACLSNTGPAPLNVTFRVLNSAGTTLGTFILPAGANNVPVPGAFELPCRGIASYRIAVDNPSTVHCTNYAFSYTMLPPVFANDPEPNDGLGVSATQLAYNTDQDGRNNFDGESTYDYYRILLPTNGILNIDVQAEHSGAAPGTMTVALLSSGGTVLQTWPVAVGANSVPVSSTVSITCRSTVSNYHIRINSAVCGTSYRFKYTVTPPLFAGDVEPNNGTPGTTAAHDTYMDGNLQFDGESTYDYYNIVPPHNGVMTIEVQAEHVGASPATIDMVLYTTAGITIQTWSVPVGANSTATTTTVSILCRSSTTDYDLRFATTTCGVSYRWKYTMTAPFFANDLEPNNGGGGSTEAHDTWYEGQIGFDNQTDDDYYNLVPPFNGVMNVEIQAEHAGASPGTMEVELYTSAGISIQSWTVVAGASGVPVTTVVSVPCRSSTTDYDLRFRDVTCGVSYRWKYTMTAPFFANDLEPNQTYGGSTEADSTWYEGQLGFDNQTDDDIYNLVPAHNGVLNIEVEAEHTGASPGTFNVELLTTAGITIQSWTMVAGANGIPVSTTVSVPCRSFTTDYDLRFSDVTCGVSYRWKYTMTAPLFAIDAEPNETYGGSTEADSTWYEGQIGFDNQIDDDIYNLVPATNGVMHIEVQAEHTSASPGTMQVELFTTAGISIQAWTMVVGANGVPVTTAVSVPCRSHITDYDLRFRDVSCGVSYRWKYTMTPPLFAEDVEPNNTTPGTALAHNTYTEGHLAFDTESTYDYYRIMPDFNGMVNVELQAEHTGAVPGTITVLLLNTAGTTLQTWTFPVGANGVPDTTTFSRTCLNGGTSYDLRLASSVCGASYKLKYTLTPAVFTNDTEPNNSTSQAFVLPETQTAQGQLNFGSDNFDVYRANLSGDGVLNVTLEAEHADVQTNALVTVQLFISTGTVLQTWTAPIGAGSIPLSTVLSKTCLGNTLPYYLSVSSSICGTSYRISYTVTPPVFANDVEANDGGGLAHDTYAEGHLEFYNLGPYDTYNIVPPINGVMTFEVLAEHVGQVEGSMEVRLINTVGITIQVWTIPVGANGVPDTSTFSINCRGFTTDYDVRLSSATCGASYRWKYTMTAPVFPSDAEPNNQTPGGVGSPVAHDTYQNGHVEFDSQTDHDLYNIVPPTNGVMIFEVQAEHAGAVADSMELRLYTSAGITIQFWTIPVGANGVPVTSTFSIPCRTSTTDYDVRIISHACGTSYRWKYTMAAPVFANDVEPNGSTGQAIVLPVATPMTGQINFGGGENNDYYRINLPTDGVLNVTIEAEHSGASTTETVGARISVSTGTTLATWDAAVGASSTPASTSFSLSCRGMAVPYYLNLASNVCGASYRVSWTVTPPVYANDPEPNNSSPGTPMDLNAGEQQGHIAFYNTTDDDYYAFTHPGGPWSVTISAEHVGAGAGSMPLEVRNNPGTLFGSFTVPVGGSSTPVTTTFTIPSLAAGSIYRLIVKDGTCGVSYRIHCYDDDGDGTCNAFDLCAAGPEPGTPCDDNNGATTNDIILANCVCAGTLLANDCNGVPGGPALPGTACNDNNACTTGDVLDANCNCAGVIADADADGVCDANDDCASTPTGEGVNTDGCSCTQVTVDDGDPCTADICVNGSVTHPFEDTDNDGTCDANDICPGGPEPGTTCNDNNDCTTGDVIGTNCLCAGTFADADADGTCDANDLCPGGPEPGTTCNDNNGATINDIIQENCVCAGTLLGNDCNGVPGGPAIPGTTCNDNNPCTTGDVFDANCLCAGTFADADQDGTCDASDLCPGGPEPGTACNDNNSSTENDVVGSDCACAGTPTGITCTTDLDFVYQADGIDDLYWQLFEQGTNNPMQSGGGALIGNGSEATCLPDGCFYLVVSDSGGDGIVNGGYLLRINSSVRLIDNQYGIFGEGGFTSGANSQIDGNEGFCLPVGTDRLIFTSCDKRDWKTSPCGGEYVVANGNQDVSNEYGVNNANSGYQMWWFAPNGGYSFKRFQSHNTSNGLPASDTRACHFRINGWAGNQLQEGQFYNVKVRGRVNGDYNAWGPACRFMLNSAGAQCPRTKLMDLPGNQYLSCGQNRAIGNNVYVHAKPVRRMNNNCNWVNANRYQFRFRIPSENITIVKTSATGQYWVNTNGLTCGKTYEVDVRASFDNGATWCHSSDPYGDICLLTTTCSFGMAEESSSSAAGQSERSVGLYPNPNNGDQLFVSLSNVEEGVESINVDIYDSFGKRVAQRTIGVQDGLVNTTIDLNGELAGGMYMVSIAAGSAIHTERLVIQR; encoded by the coding sequence ATGAGAACCCCTACCCTTTTCGCTGGCCTCGTAGTGAGCATCGCCGCCATAGCAGGCACACCGCCAACTCCGGCCATGCTGGAGAACCTCTCAGGCGCCTCCGTTGGCTTCGAAGAGAACAAGGGCCAGGTGTGCACTGTGGAAGGTGAGCCTGCGCCACATGTCCGTTATCGATTGAGCCAAGGCAACACGCAACTGTTCCTCCTTGACAACGGCATCGCCTACCAGTTCAGCCGACTGCACCATCCACAGCGCAGCCAGGAGGCAGCTCCTCATGCGCGTCCCGATCGTGCGGGGGCAAAGCAAATGGGCGGGGACCTCAGGCTTGAGACCTATCGCATGGACATGGTACTGGAGGGCGCAGACCCCAACTCACGCATCACCACGGAAGGGCGGAGCGATGACTACACCCAGTACTACAACCATGAGGCGCTGGATGTGCACATCTACACAAAGGTGACCTATCACGAGATCTATCCCGGCATCGACTGGGTGGTGTACACCACAGAGAAGGGAATGAAGTACGACTTCGTAGTGCAGCCCGGTGCGGATCCCGATCACATCCGCATGCGCTTCATTCACCATGAAGAACTATCCCTGGACGCCGAGGGCAACTTGATCCATGGCAACCGCATGGGGCGGTTCACCGAAGAGCGGCCGGTGAGTTTCCAAGATGGAAATGAGGTTGCAACGAGCTTTGTCTTGGAAGGCAATGCGCTTCGCTTTGCGTTGGAGAACTATGATCGCAGCCGAACGCTGACCATAGACCCGGCGCGTCTGTGGGCCACATACTACGGTGGGGAGGGCGTGGACTTTGGTTGGTCTTGCACCACGGATGCCAGTGGGAATGTGTACATGGCCGGATCAGCGGAATCCAGCAATGGCATCGCCGCGGGCGGACACCAGAACACCTATGGCGATTTCAGGGACGCCTTTCTGGTCAAGTTCACCGCTACTGGTACCCGGCTCTGGGGGACTTACTATGGTGGGCCTGAGGGCGAAGGGGGCTTCCAATGCGCTGTGGACGCGAACGGAAACGTATTTCTTGCCGGTGAGTCATACTCCTCTTCGGCCATTGCGAGCGGAGGACACCAGAACGCAATCGGCGGTGATCAAGATGCCTTTCTGGCCAAATTCAATGCTGCTGGCGTCCGGCTTTGGGCCACCTACTATGGTGGCACCGGACATGACCGCGGCCTGCATTGCGAAGTGGACGCTGTTGGGAACGTGTACTTGTGCGGCCAAACGTCCTCAACCTCTGCGATGGCTTCCGGTGGGCACCAAGATGCGTATGGCGGCGGAATGGATGATGCATTCCTTGCCAAATTCAACCCCACCGGAACACGTCTATGGGGTACATATTACGGTGGGAACGCTGGTGATGCTGGCTATTCGTGCACAGTGGATGCCAGCGGAAGCGTTTTCCTGTCCGGCAGTACAGGTTCAACGAGTTCCATTGCCAGCAGTGGCCACCAGAATACGCTCGGCGGATCATACGATGCCTTTCTGGTCAAATTCACAGGCAGCGGCTCCCGTATATGGGGCACTTATTATGGCGGCACTGGCGGTGACCAGGCGTGGCAGTGCGCGGTGGGCACGGATGGCGATGTCTGCCTGGCCGGTTCGACCTCATCCACTACCAATATCGCCAACGGGGGACACCAAAACATTTACGGAGGAGGAACCAGTGATGCCTTCATCGCAAAGTTCAACACGAGCGGTACGCGCATATGGGGTAGTTATTACGGTGGAAGCGACGAGGACTTCGCCTATTCCTGCGCAGTTGACGCTGCCGGGAGTTCGTACCTGACCGGCTTCACATCCTCTACCTCTGGTATTGCCATCAATGGACACCAGAACACCTACGGCGGCGGCGCTTCGGATGCCTTCCTTGTGAAACTTGGCGCGAACGGTGATCGTGCATGGGGGACTTATTACGGCGGGACTGGGTTCGAGGGTGGGTTCTGGGAACCAACTTGGTTCGTCAGTGGCCGATGTACTGTAGACCTCAGTGGCAACGTGCTCCTGGCCGGTATCAGCACCTCCACCATGAACATTTCAGCAAATGGGTTCCAGAACACGTTCGGTGGGGACCACGACGCCTTCCTCGTCAAGTTCGAGGATCGCTCGATCGCCACCAGTGTTATCAATGGTCCGATCTGCACTGGCCAGGCAGTGAGCGTGCCGTTCACTGTATCGGGAGCATTCAACGGCGGCAACACATTCACTGCCGAACTGTCCGATGCGTCAGGCAGCTTCGCAAGTCCGGTTGACATCGGCAGCCTGAGCGGCACGGGGAGTGGCACCATCAGCGCGAGCGTTCCGCTCGGCACTACGCCTGGGTCGGGTTATCGCATCCGGGTGGTTGGCAGCAACCCGATCGTGGAGGGAACGGACAACGGCACGAACCTCACCATCAACGACCGCACAACGAATTGCACCTGCGCTGATGTTGTTGAGAGCGAGCTCAACAACACCGCTGCTACCGCGAATGCCATTGCCTACGACACGCCGTTGAGCGGAATCACAGGCCCGTGTTCGCTTCCAGACAATACCGTTGATCATTACAGCTTTACCACCACCACGCAAGGCGTGTTGCGCGTGGAGGCTTGCTTGTCCAACACCGGTCCTGCACCGCTCAACGTGACTTTCCGGGTGCTCAACTCCGCAGGAACCACACTGGGCACCTTCATCCTGCCAGCCGGTGCGAACAACGTACCGGTGCCCGGAGCGTTCGAGCTCCCATGCCGCGGAATAGCATCCTACCGGATCGCAGTGGACAACCCGAGTACCGTGCATTGCACGAACTACGCGTTCTCTTACACCATGCTGCCACCCGTCTTCGCGAACGATCCCGAGCCCAATGATGGGCTCGGCGTCAGTGCTACACAACTGGCCTACAACACCGACCAGGATGGCCGGAACAATTTCGACGGCGAAAGCACCTACGACTACTACCGCATCCTGCTGCCGACCAACGGTATTCTGAACATCGACGTGCAGGCCGAACATTCGGGCGCTGCACCGGGCACCATGACCGTCGCCTTGCTCTCCAGCGGCGGTACCGTGTTGCAGACCTGGCCCGTTGCCGTTGGCGCGAACAGTGTACCCGTGAGCAGCACGGTGAGCATCACCTGCAGGAGCACGGTGAGCAATTATCACATCCGTATCAACTCAGCGGTCTGCGGAACGTCGTACCGTTTCAAGTACACTGTAACACCACCGCTCTTCGCGGGCGATGTAGAACCGAACAACGGAACGCCGGGCACCACGGCTGCACATGATACTTACATGGACGGCAATCTCCAATTCGATGGGGAAAGCACCTACGACTACTACAACATCGTGCCCCCTCACAACGGTGTCATGACCATCGAGGTACAGGCCGAGCATGTGGGTGCAAGCCCGGCGACCATCGATATGGTGCTGTATACGACGGCCGGCATCACCATTCAGACCTGGAGCGTGCCGGTGGGTGCGAACAGCACGGCCACGACAACGACCGTGAGCATTCTCTGCCGAAGCTCCACAACCGACTATGACCTGCGCTTCGCTACCACGACCTGCGGTGTTTCCTACCGCTGGAAGTACACGATGACCGCACCGTTCTTCGCCAATGATCTGGAGCCGAACAACGGCGGAGGAGGAAGTACGGAAGCACACGACACCTGGTACGAAGGCCAGATCGGCTTCGACAACCAGACCGACGATGATTACTACAACCTCGTTCCGCCCTTCAATGGCGTGATGAACGTTGAAATACAGGCGGAGCACGCCGGTGCCAGCCCCGGAACGATGGAGGTGGAACTGTACACCTCTGCGGGCATCAGCATCCAGTCATGGACCGTGGTGGCCGGTGCGAGCGGCGTTCCTGTGACCACCGTGGTGAGCGTGCCCTGCCGCAGCAGCACGACCGACTATGACCTGCGCTTCCGGGATGTGACCTGCGGTGTTTCGTACCGCTGGAAGTACACGATGACCGCTCCGTTCTTCGCCAACGATCTGGAACCGAACCAGACCTACGGCGGCAGCACCGAAGCGGACAGCACCTGGTACGAGGGCCAGCTCGGCTTCGACAACCAAACTGACGACGATATCTACAACCTTGTTCCTGCCCACAATGGTGTGTTGAACATCGAGGTGGAGGCGGAGCACACTGGCGCAAGCCCCGGTACGTTCAACGTCGAGTTGCTCACCACTGCGGGTATCACCATCCAGTCATGGACCATGGTGGCCGGTGCGAACGGTATTCCCGTGAGCACCACGGTGAGCGTCCCTTGCCGCAGTTTCACCACGGACTATGATCTGCGCTTTTCGGATGTGACCTGCGGTGTTTCGTACCGCTGGAAGTACACCATGACCGCACCGCTCTTCGCCATCGATGCGGAACCGAACGAAACCTATGGTGGCAGCACAGAAGCGGACAGCACTTGGTACGAGGGCCAGATCGGCTTCGACAACCAGATCGACGACGATATCTACAACCTTGTTCCAGCTACCAATGGCGTGATGCACATCGAGGTGCAGGCGGAGCATACCAGTGCAAGTCCGGGAACCATGCAGGTGGAATTGTTCACAACGGCCGGGATCAGCATCCAGGCATGGACCATGGTCGTGGGCGCGAACGGCGTTCCGGTCACTACAGCAGTGAGCGTGCCCTGCCGCAGCCACATCACCGACTACGACCTGCGTTTCCGCGATGTGAGCTGCGGAGTTTCCTACCGTTGGAAGTACACGATGACGCCGCCGCTCTTTGCGGAGGATGTGGAACCGAACAACACCACACCGGGCACGGCGCTCGCACATAACACCTACACCGAAGGGCATCTTGCTTTCGATACGGAAAGCACGTACGACTATTACCGCATCATGCCTGACTTCAATGGCATGGTGAACGTGGAGCTGCAGGCCGAGCATACGGGTGCTGTTCCGGGGACCATCACCGTACTTCTCTTGAACACCGCTGGCACCACGCTGCAGACCTGGACTTTCCCAGTGGGTGCCAATGGCGTACCTGATACCACCACGTTCAGTCGCACATGCCTTAACGGCGGTACAAGCTATGATCTGCGCCTGGCATCGTCCGTATGCGGCGCATCATACAAGCTCAAGTACACACTTACGCCCGCCGTCTTCACCAACGATACCGAGCCGAACAACAGCACCAGCCAGGCCTTCGTGCTGCCCGAAACACAGACCGCGCAAGGACAATTGAATTTCGGAAGCGACAATTTCGATGTCTATCGGGCGAACCTCTCTGGCGACGGGGTCTTGAACGTGACCCTTGAGGCCGAGCATGCGGATGTACAGACCAACGCGCTCGTCACGGTACAGCTGTTCATCAGCACGGGCACTGTGTTGCAGACCTGGACTGCACCGATAGGTGCCGGTTCCATTCCGCTCAGTACGGTGCTCAGCAAGACATGCCTGGGAAACACACTCCCCTATTATTTGAGCGTAAGCTCCAGCATCTGCGGCACATCCTACCGGATCAGCTACACGGTGACACCACCTGTCTTTGCGAACGACGTGGAGGCCAACGACGGAGGAGGCCTGGCCCATGACACGTACGCCGAGGGTCATCTTGAGTTCTACAACCTGGGTCCTTACGACACCTATAACATCGTTCCACCGATCAATGGGGTGATGACCTTCGAGGTACTGGCCGAACATGTTGGTCAAGTGGAAGGCTCGATGGAGGTTCGACTCATCAACACGGTCGGGATCACCATACAGGTCTGGACCATTCCGGTCGGTGCGAACGGTGTGCCGGACACCAGCACGTTCAGCATCAACTGCCGTGGGTTCACCACGGATTATGACGTACGCCTCTCCTCCGCGACATGCGGTGCCAGCTACAGATGGAAGTACACGATGACCGCACCGGTATTTCCAAGCGATGCGGAACCGAACAACCAAACACCCGGAGGCGTCGGCTCGCCAGTGGCGCATGACACGTATCAAAATGGCCACGTCGAGTTCGATTCCCAGACCGACCATGATCTGTACAACATCGTTCCTCCCACGAACGGGGTGATGATCTTCGAGGTACAAGCCGAACATGCAGGCGCCGTTGCGGACTCCATGGAGTTGCGCCTTTACACATCGGCTGGCATCACCATTCAATTCTGGACCATCCCTGTGGGCGCGAACGGTGTTCCCGTCACCAGTACGTTCAGCATCCCCTGCCGCACATCCACCACGGACTACGACGTGCGCATTATCTCACACGCTTGCGGTACCAGCTACCGCTGGAAGTACACCATGGCCGCGCCGGTCTTTGCGAACGATGTGGAGCCGAACGGATCCACGGGCCAGGCGATCGTACTGCCCGTGGCCACTCCGATGACAGGGCAGATCAATTTCGGCGGCGGGGAGAACAACGACTATTACCGCATCAACCTGCCGACCGATGGTGTATTGAACGTGACGATCGAAGCGGAGCACTCTGGCGCCTCCACGACGGAGACCGTTGGCGCACGCATATCGGTGAGCACGGGAACCACACTGGCGACATGGGACGCTGCGGTGGGAGCCAGTTCGACCCCCGCGAGCACTTCGTTCAGCTTGAGTTGCCGCGGCATGGCGGTTCCCTACTACTTGAACCTGGCCAGCAACGTCTGCGGTGCCTCGTACCGCGTTAGTTGGACCGTTACACCGCCTGTTTATGCCAATGACCCCGAGCCCAACAACAGCAGTCCCGGCACCCCCATGGACCTGAATGCGGGGGAACAACAGGGTCACATCGCCTTCTACAATACCACCGACGATGATTACTACGCGTTCACACATCCAGGCGGACCGTGGTCTGTGACCATCAGTGCTGAGCATGTGGGTGCCGGCGCAGGTTCAATGCCCTTGGAGGTCCGCAACAATCCGGGCACGCTATTCGGTTCGTTCACAGTACCTGTCGGAGGTTCCTCCACACCAGTAACGACGACGTTCACAATTCCATCGCTCGCAGCGGGTTCCATCTACCGCTTGATCGTGAAGGACGGCACTTGCGGTGTGAGCTACCGTATCCATTGCTACGATGATGATGGGGACGGCACCTGCAACGCCTTCGATCTCTGTGCTGCTGGACCCGAGCCCGGTACGCCTTGCGACGACAACAATGGTGCGACGACCAACGACATCATCCTGGCGAACTGCGTATGCGCCGGCACCTTGCTGGCCAATGATTGCAACGGTGTGCCCGGCGGACCTGCGCTTCCAGGTACAGCATGCAACGACAACAATGCCTGCACGACAGGCGATGTGCTCGATGCGAACTGCAACTGCGCCGGGGTGATCGCTGATGCGGATGCCGATGGCGTGTGCGACGCGAACGACGATTGCGCCAGCACACCAACAGGTGAAGGTGTGAATACCGACGGCTGCTCATGCACACAGGTGACGGTGGACGATGGCGATCCCTGCACAGCGGATATCTGCGTGAACGGATCGGTGACCCATCCGTTCGAGGATACGGACAACGATGGTACTTGCGATGCCAACGACATCTGCCCCGGCGGTCCTGAACCCGGAACCACCTGCAACGACAACAACGATTGCACCACCGGTGATGTAATCGGTACGAACTGCCTGTGTGCAGGAACCTTCGCTGATGCCGATGCGGATGGCACCTGCGACGCCAACGACCTCTGCCCCGGCGGACCCGAACCCGGCACCACCTGCAACGACAACAACGGCGCAACGATCAACGACATCATTCAGGAGAACTGCGTGTGCGCCGGCACGTTGCTGGGCAATGATTGCAACGGCGTTCCGGGCGGCCCTGCGATCCCCGGCACCACATGCAACGACAACAACCCCTGCACCACCGGTGATGTCTTCGATGCGAACTGCCTCTGCGCAGGAACCTTCGCTGATGCGGACCAGGACGGCACGTGCGACGCCAGTGACCTCTGCCCCGGCGGGCCCGAGCCCGGCACAGCATGCAACGACAACAACTCAAGCACCGAGAATGATGTGGTAGGATCGGATTGCGCCTGCGCTGGAACGCCGACAGGCATCACGTGCACCACCGACCTCGACTTCGTGTACCAGGCCGATGGCATTGATGATCTGTACTGGCAGTTGTTCGAGCAGGGCACCAACAATCCCATGCAGAGCGGCGGCGGCGCCTTGATCGGAAACGGCTCCGAAGCCACCTGCCTGCCCGACGGCTGCTTCTACCTCGTGGTATCCGACAGCGGCGGGGACGGCATCGTGAACGGCGGCTACCTGCTGAGGATCAACAGCAGCGTGCGCCTCATCGATAACCAGTACGGAATCTTCGGCGAAGGCGGATTCACTAGCGGGGCCAACAGCCAGATCGATGGCAACGAGGGCTTCTGCCTGCCCGTGGGCACCGACCGGCTGATTTTCACCAGCTGCGACAAGCGCGATTGGAAGACCAGCCCCTGTGGCGGTGAATACGTAGTGGCCAATGGCAATCAGGACGTGAGCAATGAGTACGGCGTGAACAACGCCAACAGCGGCTATCAGATGTGGTGGTTCGCGCCCAACGGCGGTTACAGCTTCAAGCGCTTCCAGAGCCACAACACGAGCAACGGACTGCCCGCCAGCGACACCCGTGCCTGCCACTTCCGCATCAATGGCTGGGCCGGCAACCAGCTGCAGGAAGGACAGTTCTACAACGTGAAAGTGCGCGGCCGCGTGAACGGCGATTACAACGCCTGGGGACCTGCCTGCCGCTTTATGCTCAACAGCGCTGGAGCCCAGTGCCCCCGCACCAAGCTCATGGACCTGCCCGGCAACCAATACTTGAGCTGCGGACAAAACCGCGCCATCGGCAACAACGTGTACGTGCATGCCAAGCCGGTGCGCCGCATGAACAACAACTGCAACTGGGTGAACGCGAACCGCTACCAGTTCCGCTTCCGCATCCCATCGGAGAACATCACCATCGTGAAGACCAGCGCCACTGGCCAGTACTGGGTGAACACCAACGGCCTCACCTGCGGCAAGACCTACGAAGTGGATGTGCGCGCGAGCTTCGACAATGGCGCTACCTGGTGCCACAGCAGCGACCCCTACGGCGACATCTGCCTGCTCACCACCACATGCAGCTTCGGCATGGCTGAGGAGAGCTCTTCAAGCGCAGCCGGTCAGTCCGAGCGGAGCGTGGGACTGTACCCGAACCCCAACAACGGCGACCAGCTCTTCGTGAGCCTGAGCAACGTGGAGGAGGGTGTTGAGTCGATCAACGTGGATATCTACGACAGCTTCGGCAAGCGCGTGGCCCAGCGCACGATCGGCGTGCAGGACGGCCTCGTGAACACCACCATCGACCTGAACGGGGAACTGGCCGGCGGCATGTACATGGTGAGCATCGCTGCAGGAAGCGCGATCCACACCGAGCGACTGGTGATCCAGCGCTGA
- a CDS encoding TonB family protein, translating into MDALIYYLKANLVFVALLGAYHLLLRRETWYAARRFWLLASALLAIALPLLPSGHLAATAMTIRLPEISNTGSSLPGAHGTDWLRIAAVAHLALTALLLIVLTARSVTAFRAVAASSGEARSFFNRIHIPASVVEQDQAALLAHERVHASRGHSFDVLLYEAASAFFWSNPAWRLALRELRLVHELEADAIARMRHPHYEALLLAQAFGVPTASLLNSFGSNNLKHRMTMLKNTRSPRLARRKLLLGIPLLAFAVTLSSWQAAPAIIAPASEAKTFPGIDQQPEFPGGQEALIKYIGANLTYPASAKSDRVEGKVFVVFTVKSNGQVADASVKRGVREDIDNEALRVVRSMPAWKPAQSGGKAVSAQMTLPIAFKLE; encoded by the coding sequence ATGGACGCCCTGATCTACTACCTGAAAGCGAACCTCGTGTTCGTCGCGCTCCTCGGCGCTTACCATCTGTTGCTGCGACGCGAGACCTGGTATGCCGCGCGCCGATTCTGGTTGCTTGCATCCGCCTTGCTTGCCATTGCGCTGCCCCTGCTGCCCTCCGGTCACCTGGCCGCAACAGCCATGACGATCCGCTTGCCGGAAATCAGCAACACCGGTTCATCGCTGCCCGGAGCGCATGGCACGGATTGGTTGCGCATCGCAGCGGTCGCGCACCTGGCACTGACCGCCTTGCTGCTCATCGTGCTGACCGCGCGCAGTGTCACCGCCTTCCGCGCTGTGGCGGCATCATCCGGCGAAGCGCGCTCATTCTTCAACCGGATCCACATCCCTGCTTCGGTCGTGGAGCAGGATCAAGCCGCGCTGCTGGCGCATGAGCGCGTGCATGCCTCACGCGGGCATTCTTTCGATGTGCTCCTCTATGAGGCAGCTTCCGCGTTCTTCTGGAGCAATCCGGCCTGGCGACTGGCTTTGCGTGAGCTGCGGCTGGTGCATGAGCTCGAGGCGGATGCCATTGCCCGGATGCGCCATCCCCACTACGAGGCCCTGCTGCTCGCCCAAGCATTCGGGGTGCCCACGGCCTCGCTCCTCAATTCGTTCGGATCAAACAACCTCAAACACCGCATGACCATGTTGAAGAACACCCGTTCCCCGCGCCTTGCGCGCCGCAAGCTCCTGCTCGGCATCCCGCTGCTCGCCTTCGCCGTGACGCTGTCTTCCTGGCAAGCCGCCCCGGCCATCATCGCCCCGGCATCCGAGGCGAAGACGTTTCCAGGAATCGACCAGCAACCGGAATTCCCCGGTGGACAAGAGGCCTTGATCAAGTACATCGGGGCGAATCTCACTTACCCTGCTTCCGCGAAGAGCGACCGCGTGGAAGGCAAGGTGTTCGTGGTGTTCACCGTGAAGTCCAACGGTCAGGTGGCCGATGCCTCCGTGAAGCGTGGCGTGCGCGAGGATATCGACAACGAGGCCCTCCGTGTGGTGCGGAGCATGCCCGCATGGAAGCCCGCTCAATCCGGCGGCAAGGCGGTGAGTGCGCAGATGACCCTGCCCATCGCGTTCAAGCTTGAATGA
- a CDS encoding BlaI/MecI/CopY family transcriptional regulator: MERLTKAEEQVMQVLWRLGPSFVKDVVAAMPKPRPAVTTVSTIVRILEEKGYVGHEAFGRSHRYHALLNKDSYGQGNAKRLLKDYFGGSPRQLLSHFIEREELDAQELEELLKLIQAKKKNR, encoded by the coding sequence ATGGAGCGATTGACGAAGGCCGAAGAGCAGGTGATGCAGGTGCTTTGGAGGCTTGGGCCATCCTTCGTGAAGGATGTGGTGGCGGCCATGCCGAAGCCCCGCCCGGCTGTGACCACGGTGAGCACCATCGTGCGCATCCTGGAGGAGAAGGGCTATGTGGGCCATGAGGCCTTCGGCCGCAGCCACCGCTATCATGCCCTGCTGAACAAGGACTCGTATGGGCAGGGCAACGCCAAGCGCTTGCTGAAGGACTATTTCGGAGGATCTCCCCGCCAGCTGCTGAGCCACTTCATCGAGCGCGAAGAGCTGGACGCGCAAGAATTGGAGGAACTGCTGAAGCTCATCCAAGCCAAGAAGAAGAATCGCTGA